From the Burkholderia mayonis genome, one window contains:
- a CDS encoding aldehyde dehydrogenase, translated as MDKTTLAYWQDKAATLAIEGRAFIDGAYRDAHGGKTFDCVSPIDGRVLVKVADCGAADVDAAVTAARRAFDAQVWAGLSPRKRKAILLRWAALMRERLDELSLLETLDAGKPIGDTTTVDVPGAAYCVEWFAEAIDKVGGEVVPADHHLVGFVTREPLGVVAAVVPWNFPILMASWKFGPALAAGNSVVLKPSEKSPLTAIKVAQLAHEAGIPAGVFNVVPGGGEPGKLLALHRDVDCLAFTGSTGVGKLIMQYAGQSNLKRVWLELGGKSPNIVLPDCPDLDRAAKAAAGAIFYNMGEMCTAGSRLLVHRDIKDAFVEKLVAAARAYTPGNPLDPNVSMGAIVDEVQLERVLGYIESGRGEAKLLLGGARVNEKGGGFYIEPTVFDTTPDAKIAREEIFGPVLSVITFDSVDEAVRIANDSDYGLGAAVWTSSLTTAHEVARRLRAGTVWVNCYDEGGDMNFPFGGYKQSGNGRDKSLHALEKYTELKSTLVRLR; from the coding sequence ATGGACAAGACGACTTTGGCTTACTGGCAGGACAAGGCTGCGACGCTCGCGATCGAAGGGCGCGCATTCATCGACGGCGCGTATCGCGACGCGCACGGCGGCAAGACGTTCGATTGCGTGAGCCCGATCGACGGCCGCGTGCTCGTGAAGGTCGCCGATTGCGGCGCGGCCGACGTCGACGCGGCGGTGACCGCCGCGCGGCGCGCGTTCGACGCGCAGGTGTGGGCGGGCCTGAGCCCGCGCAAGCGCAAGGCGATCCTGCTGCGCTGGGCGGCGCTGATGCGCGAGCGCCTCGACGAGCTGTCGCTGCTCGAGACGCTCGACGCGGGCAAGCCGATCGGCGACACGACGACGGTCGACGTGCCGGGCGCCGCGTATTGTGTCGAGTGGTTCGCGGAAGCGATCGACAAGGTCGGCGGCGAAGTGGTGCCCGCCGATCATCATCTCGTCGGCTTCGTCACGCGCGAGCCGCTCGGCGTCGTCGCCGCGGTCGTGCCATGGAATTTCCCGATCCTGATGGCGTCGTGGAAGTTCGGGCCGGCGCTCGCCGCGGGCAACAGCGTCGTGCTGAAGCCTTCGGAGAAATCGCCGCTCACGGCGATCAAGGTCGCGCAGCTCGCGCACGAGGCGGGCATTCCGGCCGGCGTGTTCAACGTCGTGCCGGGCGGCGGCGAGCCGGGCAAGCTGCTCGCGCTGCATCGCGACGTCGACTGTCTCGCGTTCACCGGGTCAACGGGCGTCGGCAAGCTGATCATGCAGTACGCGGGGCAATCGAACCTGAAGCGCGTGTGGCTCGAACTCGGCGGCAAGTCGCCGAACATCGTGCTGCCCGATTGCCCGGATCTCGACCGCGCGGCGAAGGCGGCGGCGGGCGCGATCTTCTACAACATGGGCGAGATGTGCACGGCGGGCTCGCGTCTCCTCGTGCATCGCGACATCAAGGACGCGTTCGTCGAGAAGCTCGTCGCCGCGGCGCGCGCGTATACGCCGGGCAATCCGCTCGATCCGAACGTGTCGATGGGCGCGATCGTCGATGAGGTCCAGCTCGAACGCGTGCTCGGCTATATCGAGTCGGGCCGCGGCGAAGCGAAGCTGCTGCTCGGCGGCGCGCGCGTGAACGAAAAAGGCGGCGGCTTCTACATCGAGCCGACCGTGTTCGATACGACGCCCGACGCGAAGATCGCGCGCGAGGAAATCTTCGGCCCGGTGTTGTCGGTGATCACGTTCGATTCGGTCGACGAAGCGGTGAGGATCGCGAACGACAGCGATTACGGGCTCGGCGCCGCGGTGTGGACCTCGAGTCTGACGACCGCGCACGAAGTCGCGCGTCGGCTGCGCGCGGGCACGGTATGGGTCAACTGCTACGACGAAGGGGGCGACATGAATTTCCCGTTCGGCGGCTACAAGCAATCGGGCAACGGCCGCGACAAGTCGTTGCACGCACTGGAGAAGTACACCGAGCTGAAGTCGACGCTCGTGCGGCTGCGCTAA
- the speB gene encoding agmatinase gives MNETLYGDGAIRRPSLYGSSIENTYAGVLSFMRRNYSRDLDGVDVAVSGVPLDLATTFRSGARLGPSAVRAASVQLAELHPYPWGFDPFDDLAVIDYGDCWFDAHNPPTIKAAIVEHAQTILRSNAKMLTFGGDHYITYPLLIAHAQKYGGPLSLIHFDAHCDTWADDDPDSLNHGTMFYKAVDEGLIDPKTSVQIGIRTWNDDYLGINVLDAAWVHEHGPRAALERIRSIVGDRPAYLTFDIDCLDPAFAPGTGTPVAGGLSSAQALSIVRGLGGVNLIGADVVEVAPAYDQSEITAIAAAHIACDLLCLWRQRKVGAR, from the coding sequence ATGAATGAAACGCTCTATGGCGACGGCGCGATCCGCCGTCCATCTCTCTACGGTTCCTCGATCGAAAACACCTACGCGGGCGTGCTGTCGTTCATGCGACGCAACTACAGTCGCGATCTCGACGGCGTCGACGTCGCCGTGTCCGGCGTGCCGCTCGATCTCGCGACGACGTTTCGCTCCGGCGCGCGCCTCGGCCCGTCCGCGGTGCGCGCGGCGAGCGTGCAGCTCGCGGAGCTGCATCCCTATCCATGGGGCTTCGATCCGTTCGACGATCTCGCGGTGATCGACTACGGCGACTGCTGGTTCGACGCGCACAATCCGCCGACGATCAAGGCCGCGATCGTCGAGCATGCGCAAACGATCCTGCGATCGAACGCGAAGATGCTGACGTTCGGCGGCGATCACTACATCACGTATCCGCTGCTGATTGCGCACGCGCAGAAGTACGGCGGGCCGCTGTCGCTGATCCATTTCGACGCGCACTGCGACACATGGGCCGACGACGATCCGGACAGCCTCAATCACGGCACGATGTTCTACAAGGCGGTCGACGAAGGGCTGATCGATCCGAAGACGTCGGTGCAGATCGGCATCCGCACGTGGAACGACGACTATCTCGGCATCAACGTGCTCGACGCCGCGTGGGTGCACGAGCACGGTCCGCGCGCGGCGCTCGAACGCATCCGGTCGATCGTCGGCGACCGGCCCGCTTATCTGACATTCGATATCGACTGCCTCGATCCCGCGTTCGCGCCGGGCACGGGCACGCCGGTCGCGGGCGGGCTGTCGTCCGCGCAGGCGCTGTCGATCGTGCGCGGCCTCGGCGGCGTGAACCTGATCGGCGCGGACGTCGTCGAAGTCGCACCCGCGTACGACCAGAGCGAGATCACCGCGATCGCGGCCGCGCACATCGCGTGCGATCTGCTGTGCCTGTGGCGGCAGCGCAAGGTCGGCGCGCGCTGA
- a CDS encoding co-chaperone GroES yields MSLRPLHDRVVVKRLDQETKTASGIVIPDSAAEKPDQGEIVAVGPGRRDADGKRVEPDVKVGERVLFGKYAGQPVKVDGNELLVLREEEIVAVVHS; encoded by the coding sequence ATGAGCCTACGTCCGCTCCACGATCGCGTCGTCGTCAAGCGACTCGACCAGGAAACCAAGACCGCGTCGGGCATCGTCATCCCGGACAGCGCGGCGGAAAAGCCCGACCAGGGCGAGATCGTCGCCGTCGGCCCCGGCCGGCGCGACGCCGACGGCAAGCGTGTCGAACCCGACGTGAAGGTCGGCGAGCGCGTGCTGTTCGGCAAGTACGCCGGGCAGCCCGTGAAGGTCGACGGCAACGAATTGCTGGTGCTGCGCGAAGAAGAAATCGTCGCAGTCGTTCATTCCTGA
- the groL gene encoding chaperonin GroEL (60 kDa chaperone family; promotes refolding of misfolded polypeptides especially under stressful conditions; forms two stacked rings of heptamers to form a barrel-shaped 14mer; ends can be capped by GroES; misfolded proteins enter the barrel where they are refolded when GroES binds) — translation MAAKEIIFHDGARTKLVEGVNLLANAVKVTLGPKGRNVVLERSFGAPVVTKDGVSVAKEIELADKVQNIGAQLVKEVASKTSDAAGDGTTTATVLAQAIVREGQKYVAAGLNPLDLKRGIDKAVLAAVEALKKISKPTTTSKEIAQVATISANGEESIGQRIAEAIDRVGKEGVITVEDGKSLADELDVVEGLQFDRGYLSPYFINNPDRQLAVLDEPFILLHDKKISNIRDLLPVLEQVAKAGRPLLIVAEDVEGEALATLVVNNIRGILKTVAVKAPGFGDRRKALLEDIAILTGGQVIAEETGLSLEKATLAELGRAKRIEVGKDSTTLIDGAGDKPNIEARVKQIRAQIADATSDYDREKLQERVAKLAGGVAVIKVGGATEIEVKEKKDRVDDALHATRAAVEEGIVPGGGVALIRVKQAIADLVGVNADQKAGINIVLRALEEPLRQIVANAGEEASVVVATVAAGEGNYGYNAATGEYGDLVESGVLDPTKVTRTALQNAASVAGLLLTTDATVHEAPKDASSPAPAGVPGAGGPGFDF, via the coding sequence ATGGCAGCGAAAGAAATCATTTTTCACGATGGCGCGCGCACGAAGCTCGTCGAAGGCGTCAATCTACTCGCGAACGCGGTGAAGGTCACGCTCGGCCCGAAAGGCCGCAACGTCGTGCTCGAGCGCAGCTTCGGCGCGCCCGTCGTCACGAAGGATGGCGTGTCGGTCGCGAAGGAGATCGAGCTCGCGGACAAGGTGCAGAACATCGGCGCGCAGCTCGTGAAGGAAGTCGCATCGAAGACGAGCGATGCGGCGGGCGACGGCACGACGACCGCGACCGTGCTCGCGCAGGCGATCGTTCGCGAAGGGCAGAAGTACGTCGCCGCGGGCCTGAATCCGCTCGATCTGAAGCGTGGGATCGACAAGGCCGTGCTGGCCGCGGTCGAGGCGCTGAAGAAGATCAGCAAGCCGACGACGACAAGCAAGGAGATCGCGCAGGTCGCGACGATTTCGGCGAACGGCGAGGAATCGATCGGCCAGCGGATCGCCGAGGCGATCGACCGCGTCGGCAAGGAGGGCGTGATCACCGTCGAGGACGGCAAGTCGCTCGCCGACGAACTCGATGTCGTCGAAGGGCTGCAGTTCGATCGCGGTTATCTGTCGCCGTACTTCATCAACAATCCCGACCGCCAGCTCGCGGTGCTCGACGAGCCGTTCATCCTGCTGCACGACAAGAAGATCTCGAACATTCGCGATCTGCTGCCGGTGCTCGAGCAGGTCGCGAAAGCGGGGCGGCCGCTCCTCATCGTCGCCGAGGACGTCGAGGGCGAAGCGCTGGCGACGCTCGTCGTCAACAACATTCGAGGCATCCTGAAGACCGTTGCGGTCAAGGCGCCCGGCTTCGGCGACCGCCGCAAGGCGCTGCTGGAAGACATCGCGATCCTGACGGGCGGCCAGGTGATCGCCGAGGAAACCGGCCTCTCGCTCGAGAAGGCGACGCTCGCCGAGCTCGGGCGCGCGAAGCGCATCGAGGTCGGCAAGGACAGCACGACGCTCATCGACGGCGCGGGCGACAAGCCGAACATCGAGGCGCGCGTGAAGCAGATCCGCGCGCAGATCGCTGACGCGACGTCCGACTACGATCGCGAGAAGCTGCAGGAGCGCGTCGCGAAGCTCGCGGGCGGCGTCGCGGTGATCAAGGTCGGCGGCGCAACCGAAATCGAAGTGAAGGAGAAGAAGGATCGCGTCGACGATGCGCTGCACGCGACGCGCGCGGCCGTCGAGGAAGGCATCGTGCCGGGCGGCGGCGTCGCGCTGATTCGCGTGAAGCAGGCGATCGCGGATCTGGTCGGCGTGAACGCCGATCAGAAGGCCGGCATCAACATCGTGCTGCGCGCGCTCGAAGAGCCGCTGCGCCAGATCGTCGCGAACGCGGGCGAAGAGGCGAGCGTCGTCGTCGCGACGGTCGCGGCCGGCGAGGGCAACTACGGCTACAACGCGGCGACGGGCGAATACGGCGACCTCGTCGAATCAGGCGTGCTCGATCCGACGAAGGTCACGCGCACCGCGCTGCAAAATGCGGCGTCGGTCGCGGGACTGCTGCTGACGACGGACGCGACCGTCCACGAAGCGCCGAAGGACGCGTCGTCGCCCGCGCCGGCGGGCGTGCCTGGCGCGGGCGGTCCGGGCTTCGACTTCTGA
- a CDS encoding carboxymuconolactone decarboxylase family protein, whose product MSGLPLLTPSDAPEASVSYLTRTLNNNGFLPNLVASLANAPTALETYLTVAEINGRSGLTLAEREAVQITAAATHGCGFCVAGHTAVALKKAHVPNADVDALRAGEPPADARLAAIATFTRAVIATRGAVIDARFDAFLAAGFTRANALEIVLGVSLATLCNSANNLAQNELNPELAAYRWEPRTQPA is encoded by the coding sequence ATGAGCGGACTTCCTCTTCTCACGCCGAGCGATGCGCCCGAAGCGAGCGTCTCGTATCTCACCCGGACGCTGAACAACAACGGCTTCCTGCCGAATCTCGTCGCATCGCTCGCGAACGCGCCGACGGCGCTCGAAACCTATCTGACCGTCGCCGAGATCAACGGTCGCAGCGGCCTCACGCTCGCCGAGCGCGAAGCCGTGCAGATCACGGCCGCCGCGACGCACGGCTGCGGTTTCTGCGTCGCCGGGCATACCGCGGTCGCGCTGAAGAAGGCGCACGTCCCGAATGCGGACGTCGATGCGCTGCGCGCGGGCGAGCCGCCCGCCGACGCGCGTCTCGCGGCGATCGCGACGTTCACGCGCGCGGTGATCGCGACGCGCGGCGCGGTCATCGACGCACGGTTCGATGCGTTCCTCGCCGCAGGCTTCACGCGCGCGAATGCGCTCGAGATCGTGCTCGGCGTGAGCCTCGCGACGCTCTGCAACTCCGCGAACAATCTCGCGCAGAACGAATTGAATCCTGAACTGGCCGCCTACCGATGGGAACCGCGCACGCAACCCGCCTGA
- a CDS encoding acyl-CoA dehydrogenase family protein, giving the protein MGTAHATRLTRIALDPALTGWLDAHAASLDASSASKQPLVPRLAAAGAFRAGVPERDGAAADVVEAVATIAALARHSLTAAFVCWARRTFIEYLLHSANAELRARWLPSLLNGEAAGATGLSNAMKYLQGIESLQLDATPDPSSSEAWRLNGALPWVTNVRPGGVLVAVAVAHEGRAASIFAVRGDVAGLTRSDDLDLIALRGSNTAALRFDDVALDARWRIHDDAHAFLPVVRPAFLGMQCAMAIGLASRSLDEARCSAGAARRVLDMEIAAASDMLDATVERLVAGLRDGTFGAQRARLFEIRIALAELAQTAVQLELQASGGRKCCCLTSRSARSTPRRAPTCRTRCCASPPTRGRQPCSSRTTSTRRCASRTGSCCSTGAAGRPACGRLPRVRRRAEASRCARARAIGAIGLALDALGRAALTRWTKARA; this is encoded by the coding sequence ATGGGAACCGCGCACGCAACCCGCCTGACCCGGATCGCGCTCGATCCGGCGCTGACCGGCTGGCTCGATGCGCACGCGGCGTCGCTCGACGCGTCGTCCGCATCGAAACAGCCGCTCGTGCCGCGCCTCGCCGCGGCGGGCGCGTTTCGCGCGGGCGTGCCCGAGCGCGACGGCGCGGCGGCCGACGTCGTCGAGGCGGTCGCGACGATCGCCGCGCTCGCCCGGCATTCGCTGACGGCCGCGTTCGTGTGCTGGGCGCGGCGGACCTTCATCGAATATCTGCTGCACAGCGCGAATGCCGAGCTGCGCGCGCGCTGGCTGCCGTCGCTGCTGAACGGCGAAGCGGCCGGCGCGACCGGCCTGTCGAATGCGATGAAGTATCTACAGGGGATCGAATCGTTACAGCTCGACGCGACACCGGATCCTTCGTCTTCCGAAGCATGGCGTCTGAACGGCGCGTTGCCTTGGGTGACGAACGTGCGGCCGGGCGGTGTGCTCGTCGCGGTCGCGGTTGCGCACGAAGGGCGCGCGGCGTCGATCTTCGCGGTGCGCGGCGATGTGGCCGGTCTCACGAGAAGCGACGACCTCGATCTGATCGCGTTGCGCGGCAGCAATACGGCCGCGCTGCGGTTCGACGACGTCGCGCTCGACGCGCGCTGGCGGATTCACGACGATGCGCACGCGTTCCTGCCTGTCGTACGCCCCGCGTTTCTCGGGATGCAATGCGCGATGGCGATCGGGCTCGCGAGCCGCTCGCTCGACGAGGCGCGCTGCTCGGCGGGCGCCGCGCGCCGCGTGCTCGATATGGAAATCGCCGCCGCGAGCGACATGCTCGATGCGACCGTCGAGCGTCTCGTCGCCGGGCTGCGCGACGGCACGTTCGGCGCGCAGCGCGCACGGCTCTTCGAGATCCGGATCGCGCTCGCCGAGCTCGCGCAAACGGCTGTGCAGCTCGAATTGCAGGCGAGCGGCGGCCGCAAGTGCTGCTGCTTGACGAGCCGTTCGGCGCGCTCGACGCCGCGACGCGCACCGACATGCAGGACCCGCTGCTGCGCGTCGCCGCCGACACGCGGGCGGCAACCGTGCTCGTCACGCACGACATCGACGAGGCGCTGCGCGTCGCGGACCGGATCGTGCTGCTCGACGGGCGCGGCGGGACGGCCGGCGTGTGGACGATTGCCGCGCGTGCGGCGGCGCGCGGAGGCTTCGAGATGCGCTCGGGCGAGGGCGATCGGCGCGATCGGGCTCGCGCTCGATGCGCTCGGGCGGGCCGCGCTTACCCGCTGGACGAAGGCGCGCGCGTGA
- a CDS encoding adenosylcobalamin-dependent ribonucleoside-diphosphate reductase encodes MATIASELHLAPQQFSTDVLLEKYAKGDERTVDDIYRRVAHGVAQAEPAALRDEIEARFVEHLQRGALGAGRIMSAAGSSIAATLINCFVQPVGDCIQGVDERGLPGIYVALLQAAETMRRGGGVGYNFSAIRPRGAYVHSTGSSASGPCSYIDVFDASCRTVESAGARRGAQMAVLDCDHPDLLEFIEAKHSKGRWNNFNISVAITDVFMDAVEQDLPWQLVHRAEPSPARRAADDLHRRDDGMWVYAEKRARAIWDKIMRSTYDVAEPGVVFISKMNDDNNLRAAETIRATNPCGEQPLPAYGCCNLGPLNLTRFVIDPFAQLQGGDSLFDWDALAERTRTQVRFLDDVLDVTLWPLPEQRHEAEQKRRIGIGFTGLGDTLVMLGLRYDSQEGRDFAARVGREMRDAAYGASVELARERGAFPLFDADRYLEAGTFASRLPDDIQNAIRRDGIRNSHLLSIAPTGTVSLAFADNASNGIEPAFSWTYQRTKIMADGGRQTFAVEDYAYRLYRELGGDVDALPGYFVSALQMSAHDHLAMMAAVQPYVDTSISKTVNVPADYPFDDFESLYFDAWKSGLKGLATYRPNETLGAVLHTSEPEDTLTEADLDPLRIAIDHRPKGELPAVIEKVEYLTQLGKKSLYVAVSFMEVTGRIGGEEVTIERPIEFFIPVGQRDESQQWITATMRSLSLAARGGFVARNLQDLRKVSWDRGQVRLGETQRLDGRRIPLWHDSEVAALSFAIQQILHRRGFLDAEGNQVPSRLLATLPRGGADSHAVAAMLAAETESAGGESADETVAATRNAAGLRTMFGRKCNSCGANAVIRKDGCDFCTACGEIGACG; translated from the coding sequence ATGGCGACCATCGCATCCGAGCTCCACCTCGCTCCGCAACAATTCTCCACCGACGTGCTGCTGGAAAAATACGCGAAGGGCGACGAGCGGACGGTCGACGACATCTATCGCCGTGTCGCGCACGGCGTCGCGCAGGCGGAGCCCGCCGCGTTGCGCGACGAAATCGAGGCGCGCTTCGTCGAGCATCTGCAGCGCGGCGCGCTCGGCGCGGGCCGGATCATGAGCGCGGCGGGCAGCTCGATCGCGGCGACGCTGATCAACTGCTTCGTGCAGCCAGTTGGCGACTGCATCCAGGGCGTCGACGAGCGCGGGCTGCCCGGCATCTACGTTGCGCTGCTGCAGGCGGCCGAGACGATGCGACGCGGCGGCGGGGTCGGCTACAACTTCTCGGCGATTCGCCCGCGCGGCGCGTACGTGCACTCGACGGGCTCTAGCGCGTCCGGGCCGTGCAGCTACATCGACGTGTTCGACGCGTCGTGCCGCACCGTCGAAAGCGCGGGCGCACGGCGCGGCGCGCAGATGGCGGTGCTCGATTGCGATCATCCGGATCTGCTCGAATTCATCGAAGCGAAGCACTCGAAGGGCCGCTGGAACAACTTCAACATCTCGGTCGCGATCACCGATGTGTTCATGGATGCGGTCGAGCAGGACCTGCCCTGGCAGCTCGTGCATCGTGCGGAGCCGTCGCCCGCACGGCGCGCGGCGGACGACCTGCATCGGCGCGACGACGGGATGTGGGTCTATGCGGAAAAGCGCGCGCGCGCGATCTGGGACAAGATCATGCGCTCGACGTACGACGTCGCCGAGCCGGGCGTCGTGTTCATCTCGAAGATGAACGACGACAACAACCTGCGCGCGGCGGAGACGATTCGTGCGACGAATCCGTGCGGCGAGCAGCCGCTGCCCGCATACGGCTGCTGCAATCTCGGGCCGCTCAACCTGACGCGCTTCGTGATCGACCCGTTCGCGCAACTGCAAGGCGGCGACAGCCTGTTCGACTGGGATGCGCTCGCCGAGCGCACGCGCACGCAGGTGCGCTTTCTCGACGACGTGCTCGACGTGACGCTGTGGCCGCTGCCCGAACAGCGCCACGAGGCGGAACAGAAGCGGCGGATCGGCATCGGCTTCACGGGCCTCGGCGACACGCTCGTGATGCTCGGCCTGCGCTACGACTCGCAGGAAGGCCGCGATTTCGCCGCGCGCGTCGGGCGCGAGATGCGTGACGCGGCGTATGGCGCGTCGGTCGAGCTCGCGCGCGAGCGCGGCGCGTTTCCGCTTTTCGACGCGGACCGGTATCTCGAAGCGGGCACGTTCGCGTCGCGCCTGCCCGACGACATCCAGAACGCGATCCGGCGCGACGGCATTCGCAACAGCCACTTGCTGTCGATCGCGCCGACGGGCACCGTGAGCCTCGCGTTCGCGGACAACGCGTCGAACGGCATCGAGCCCGCGTTCTCGTGGACCTATCAGCGCACGAAGATCATGGCGGACGGCGGCCGCCAGACGTTCGCGGTCGAGGATTACGCGTACCGGCTGTATCGCGAGCTGGGCGGCGACGTCGACGCGCTGCCCGGTTATTTCGTCAGCGCGCTGCAGATGTCCGCGCACGACCATCTCGCGATGATGGCGGCCGTGCAGCCGTACGTCGACACGTCGATCTCGAAGACGGTCAACGTGCCCGCCGATTATCCGTTCGACGATTTCGAGAGTCTCTATTTCGACGCGTGGAAGAGCGGCCTGAAGGGACTCGCGACGTATCGGCCGAACGAGACGCTCGGCGCGGTGCTGCACACGTCCGAGCCGGAGGACACGCTGACGGAGGCGGACCTCGATCCGCTGCGGATCGCGATCGACCACCGGCCGAAGGGCGAGCTTCCCGCCGTGATCGAGAAGGTCGAATACTTGACGCAGCTAGGCAAGAAATCGCTGTACGTCGCGGTGTCGTTCATGGAAGTGACGGGGCGCATCGGCGGCGAAGAGGTGACGATCGAGCGGCCGATCGAATTCTTCATCCCGGTCGGCCAGCGCGACGAGTCGCAGCAATGGATCACGGCGACGATGCGTTCGCTGTCGCTCGCCGCGCGCGGCGGCTTCGTCGCACGCAATCTGCAGGATCTGCGCAAGGTGTCGTGGGACCGCGGGCAGGTGCGGCTCGGCGAGACGCAGCGGCTCGACGGCCGGCGCATCCCGCTGTGGCACGATTCCGAGGTCGCGGCGCTCAGCTTCGCGATCCAGCAGATCCTGCATCGTCGCGGCTTCCTCGATGCGGAAGGCAATCAGGTGCCGTCGCGCCTGCTCGCGACGCTGCCGCGCGGCGGTGCGGATTCGCACGCGGTCGCCGCGATGCTCGCCGCCGAGACGGAATCGGCGGGTGGCGAAAGCGCCGACGAGACGGTTGCGGCCACGCGCAACGCCGCCGGACTGCGCACGATGTTCGGGCGCAAATGCAACTCGTGCGGCGCGAATGCGGTGATCCGCAAGGACGGCTGCGATTTCTGCACCGCGTG